The Streptococcus oralis Uo5 genome includes a window with the following:
- a CDS encoding TPM domain-containing protein: protein MKRSRLFKHSLLVRLLGLLMVFLFLSAFTAPEKPEYGIYDPDHYLTDETISQIRELNNVNSKKSEKFQMGVYVVKSLDGETIETVANETARAWKIGYSSDNHGVLIVVAVQDRKSRIETSNNVASKITDYQTHRFLTTARPYFKNGDYNKGVLSIVNNLNYMFYSGSSTSASSSKSSYGYTTNSSRLRELERYAGESSSSRRHRKSSSSDGVIGFGILIYFIVMIIGFLFGGRGGGSHGDDSGGGWWGGDSSDSGSSWSDSGSDSSGGWDGGGFDGGGSSDDW, encoded by the coding sequence ATGAAAAGAAGCAGATTATTTAAACATAGTTTGTTGGTTCGCTTGCTTGGGTTGTTGATGGTTTTTCTCTTCTTGTCAGCATTCACAGCACCTGAAAAACCTGAGTACGGGATCTATGACCCGGATCATTATTTAACGGATGAGACTATAAGTCAGATACGAGAATTGAATAATGTCAATAGTAAAAAATCAGAAAAATTCCAAATGGGTGTTTACGTTGTGAAAAGCCTAGATGGAGAAACAATCGAAACAGTTGCCAATGAAACAGCTAGAGCTTGGAAGATTGGCTATTCGAGCGACAATCACGGTGTCTTGATTGTGGTAGCAGTCCAAGATAGAAAATCACGGATTGAAACCAGTAATAATGTGGCCAGTAAGATCACGGACTATCAGACTCACAGGTTCTTGACAACAGCACGCCCTTACTTTAAAAATGGTGACTATAACAAGGGTGTTCTCTCAATAGTCAATAATCTCAACTACATGTTCTATAGTGGATCGAGTACAAGTGCTTCAAGTTCTAAAAGTAGCTACGGCTATACTACCAACTCTAGTCGCTTAAGGGAACTTGAAAGGTATGCTGGTGAGAGCAGTTCTTCGAGACGGCATCGAAAAAGCAGTTCGAGTGATGGAGTTATCGGATTTGGAATTCTCATTTACTTCATCGTGATGATTATCGGATTTCTATTTGGAGGTCGTGGTGGTGGTTCACATGGCGATGATTCTGGCGGTGGCTGGTGGGGCGGTGACTCATCAGATTCAGGATCCTCTTGGTCTGACTCGGGTTCTGATTCATCTGGTGGCTGGGACGGCGGTGGTTTTGATGGTGGCGGTTCGTCTGATGACTGGTGA
- a CDS encoding LemA family protein: MKQNKVILSIVAIFFGLLVLGSCSAVTTYNGLVGEQTKVEQAQADVSTALQRRSDLIGNLVESVKGQMNHETEVFTKIADARAKIGSSSVTSEENQKAQGELSSALSRLISLTENYPELKSNQNVEQLMVELSGSENRIFVARKDYNKVAAEYNQKLRSFPTVLFANMMNFKEAETFKETEEAKTVPKVDFGTSSSSQ, translated from the coding sequence ATGAAACAAAATAAAGTAATTCTCTCAATAGTGGCGATTTTCTTTGGACTACTAGTTCTGGGAAGTTGTTCCGCAGTGACGACCTATAATGGTCTGGTTGGTGAACAGACTAAAGTAGAGCAGGCTCAGGCCGATGTCTCAACAGCCCTCCAACGTCGTTCGGACTTGATTGGTAACTTGGTGGAGTCCGTTAAAGGACAAATGAATCATGAAACCGAAGTCTTTACCAAGATTGCGGATGCTAGAGCTAAAATCGGTAGTAGCTCAGTAACCTCGGAAGAAAATCAAAAAGCTCAGGGAGAATTGAGCTCTGCTCTTTCCCGCTTGATTTCCTTGACGGAGAATTATCCAGAACTCAAGAGCAATCAAAATGTTGAGCAACTAATGGTCGAACTCTCAGGAAGTGAAAATCGTATCTTTGTAGCACGCAAGGATTATAATAAAGTCGCTGCCGAGTACAATCAAAAGTTGAGAAGTTTTCCAACCGTGCTTTTTGCGAATATGATGAACTTTAAAGAAGCTGAAACCTTTAAAGAAACAGAAGAAGCCAAGACAGTTCCTAAGGTCGATTTTGGAACATCTTCATCCAGTCAATAA
- a CDS encoding DNA alkylation repair protein — protein sequence MAKKVKDYYDLAYARDLSQRLQEASLDFDGQKFSLLLEKDLEELEFSQRQELLAKSIKDCLPLSYQDSLKVFEKILGPELEGGLGMFSEGYWLWPIGKYVELYGDKEFELSAAFSKELTKRFTGEFSMRPLLARYPKDTMSLLLEWSRDENLRVRRLASECMRIRLPWAKRQTVVLDYFEDFTTILTNLKDDRDKSIQKSVANNLNDLYKEVPDKFERILQTWQKEELSPSCAWIIKHASRTKNKKVATEDLCKKS from the coding sequence ATGGCGAAGAAAGTAAAAGATTATTATGACTTGGCTTATGCTAGGGATTTGAGTCAAAGGTTGCAAGAAGCGTCCCTTGACTTTGATGGACAAAAATTTAGCTTATTGCTGGAAAAAGACTTGGAAGAGTTGGAGTTTAGCCAGCGTCAAGAACTTTTGGCTAAAAGTATCAAAGATTGCCTTCCCCTATCTTATCAGGACTCTCTCAAAGTTTTTGAGAAGATTTTGGGTCCTGAGTTAGAGGGTGGTTTAGGCATGTTTTCAGAAGGTTATTGGCTTTGGCCAATCGGCAAATATGTAGAGCTATATGGAGACAAGGAATTTGAATTGAGCGCGGCCTTTAGTAAGGAACTCACCAAGCGATTTACTGGAGAATTTTCCATGAGACCCTTGCTGGCTCGTTATCCTAAAGATACAATGTCTTTGCTGTTAGAATGGAGTCGGGATGAAAATTTGCGTGTTCGCAGACTTGCCAGCGAATGTATGCGTATCCGTCTGCCTTGGGCTAAGAGACAAACCGTGGTATTGGATTATTTTGAGGATTTCACTACTATTCTGACCAATCTAAAGGATGATAGAGACAAGTCCATTCAAAAAAGCGTAGCCAATAATTTAAATGATTTATATAAGGAAGTCCCTGATAAGTTTGAAAGGATTCTTCAAACTTGGCAAAAGGAGGAGCTGAGTCCAAGTTGTGCTTGGATCATCAAGCATGCATCTCGAACAAAAAACAAAAAGGTAGCCACAGAAGATTTATGCAAAAAAAGCTGA
- the secA gene encoding preprotein translocase subunit SecA, with protein sequence MANILKTIIENDKGELRRLEKMADKVLNYESQMAAMSDEELKAKTDEFKERYNKGESLDSLLYEAFAVVREAAKRVLGLFPYKVQVMGGIVLHHGDVPEMRTGEGKTLTATMPVYLNALAGKGVHVVTVNEYLTERDATEMGELYSWLGLSVGINLAAKSPMEKKEAYLCDITYSTNSEIGFDYLRDNMVVRAENMVQRPLNYALVDEVDSILIDEARTPLIVSGANAVETSQLYHMADHFVKSLDKDDYIIDVQSKTIGLSDSGIDKAESYFKLENLYDIENVALTHFIDNALRANYIMILDIDYVVSEEQEILIVDQFTGRTMEGRRYSDGLHQAIEAKEGVPIQDETKTSASITYQNLFRMYKKLAGMTGTGKTEEEEFREIYNIRVIPIPTNRPIQRIDHSDLLYASLDAKFKAVVEDVKARYQKGQPVLVGTVAVETSDFLSKKLVAAGVPHEVLNAKNHYREAQIIMNAGQRGAVTIATNMAGRGTDIKLGEGVRELGGLCVIGTERHESRRIDNQLRGRSGRQGDPGESQFYLSLEDDLMKRFGSERLKGVFERLNMSDEAIESRMLTRQVEAAQKRVEGNNYDTRKQVLQYDDVMREQREIIYAQRYDVITADRDLAPEIHAMIRRTIGRIVDAHARSKEDEKLEAILNFAKYNLLPEDSISRSDLAGLSDQAIKDELFQRALKVYDSQVAKLRDEDAVKEFQKVLILRVVDNKWTDHIDALDQLRNAVGLRGYAQNNPVVEYQAEGFRMFNDMIGSIEFDVTRLMMKAQIHEQERPQTEHNISTTATRNIAAQQASLPEDLDLSQIGRNDQCPCGSGKKFKNCHGKRQ encoded by the coding sequence ATGGCTAATATTTTAAAAACGATTATTGAAAATGATAAAGGAGAACTTCGTCGTCTGGAAAAGATGGCTGATAAGGTTCTTAACTATGAGAGCCAAATGGCTGCGATGTCAGACGAAGAACTAAAAGCAAAGACTGACGAATTTAAAGAACGTTACAACAAGGGTGAATCACTTGATTCATTATTATATGAGGCTTTTGCGGTAGTTCGCGAAGCTGCAAAACGTGTCCTTGGGCTTTTCCCTTATAAGGTTCAGGTCATGGGTGGGATTGTTCTTCACCATGGTGACGTTCCAGAGATGCGTACCGGTGAAGGGAAGACCTTGACAGCGACCATGCCAGTGTACCTCAATGCCCTTGCAGGTAAAGGAGTTCACGTAGTTACAGTCAACGAATACCTAACAGAACGTGACGCGACTGAAATGGGTGAATTGTACTCATGGCTCGGTTTGTCAGTAGGGATTAACTTGGCAGCTAAATCTCCAATGGAGAAAAAAGAGGCTTACCTTTGCGATATTACCTACTCAACCAACTCAGAGATTGGTTTCGACTACCTTCGTGATAACATGGTCGTTCGTGCAGAAAACATGGTGCAACGTCCACTCAATTATGCCTTGGTCGATGAGGTTGACTCAATTTTGATCGACGAAGCTCGTACACCATTGATCGTTTCAGGCGCCAATGCAGTTGAAACAAGCCAACTCTACCATATGGCGGACCACTTCGTGAAATCTTTGGACAAGGACGACTATATCATTGACGTTCAGTCTAAGACGATCGGTTTGTCAGACTCTGGTATTGACAAGGCAGAAAGCTACTTCAAACTAGAAAATCTCTACGACATTGAAAATGTAGCTCTTACTCACTTTATCGACAATGCTCTCCGTGCTAACTATATCATGATTCTCGATATCGACTATGTGGTTAGTGAAGAGCAGGAAATCTTGATTGTCGACCAATTTACAGGTCGTACCATGGAAGGTCGTCGTTACTCTGATGGTTTGCACCAAGCGATTGAAGCAAAAGAAGGTGTGCCAATCCAAGACGAGACCAAGACTTCAGCTTCTATCACCTACCAAAACCTCTTCCGTATGTATAAGAAATTGGCAGGTATGACAGGTACTGGTAAAACAGAAGAAGAAGAATTCCGCGAAATCTACAACATTCGTGTTATCCCAATCCCAACCAACCGTCCAATTCAACGTATCGACCACTCAGACCTTCTCTATGCAAGTCTTGATGCGAAATTTAAAGCTGTAGTTGAAGATGTAAAAGCTCGTTACCAAAAAGGTCAGCCGGTCTTGGTAGGTACAGTTGCCGTTGAAACGAGTGACTTCCTTTCTAAGAAATTGGTAGCAGCAGGTGTTCCTCACGAAGTCTTGAATGCGAAGAACCACTACAGAGAAGCGCAAATCATCATGAACGCTGGTCAACGTGGTGCCGTTACCATCGCAACCAACATGGCCGGTCGTGGTACCGACATCAAGCTTGGTGAAGGGGTTCGTGAACTTGGTGGACTTTGTGTTATCGGTACAGAGCGTCACGAAAGTCGCCGTATTGATAATCAGCTTCGTGGACGTTCAGGACGTCAAGGAGACCCAGGTGAGTCACAATTCTACTTGTCTCTTGAAGATGATTTGATGAAACGTTTCGGTTCAGAACGTTTGAAAGGTGTCTTTGAACGTCTCAACATGTCTGACGAAGCCATCGAATCTCGCATGTTAACGCGTCAAGTTGAAGCAGCTCAAAAACGTGTCGAAGGAAACAACTACGACACTCGTAAACAAGTCCTTCAATACGATGATGTTATGCGTGAACAACGTGAGATCATCTATGCGCAACGCTATGATGTCATTACTGCAGATCGTGACTTGGCACCAGAAATCCATGCTATGATTCGTCGTACCATTGGACGTATCGTGGATGCACATGCTCGTTCGAAAGAAGATGAAAAATTGGAAGCAATCTTGAACTTTGCTAAGTATAACTTGCTTCCAGAAGATTCAATTAGCCGTTCAGATCTTGCAGGTCTGTCAGACCAAGCTATCAAAGATGAACTTTTCCAACGTGCCTTGAAAGTCTATGACAGCCAAGTTGCTAAGCTTCGTGACGAAGATGCAGTGAAAGAATTCCAAAAAGTCTTGATTCTACGTGTTGTAGACAACAAGTGGACAGACCATATCGATGCTCTTGACCAGTTGCGAAATGCTGTTGGTCTTCGTGGATATGCTCAAAACAACCCAGTTGTAGAATATCAAGCAGAAGGTTTCCGCATGTTTAACGACATGATTGGATCGATTGAATTCGATGTGACCCGCTTGATGATGAAAGCACAAATCCATGAACAAGAACGTCCGCAAACTGAACACAATATCAGTACAACTGCGACTCGTAATATCGCAGCGCAGCAGGCAAGTCTTCCAGAAGATTTGGACTTGAGCCAAATCGGACGAAACGACCAATGCCCATGTGGATCAGGTAAGAAATTCAAGAACTGTCATGGAAAGAGACAATAA
- a CDS encoding 3-deoxy-7-phosphoheptulonate synthase, with amino-acid sequence MVFKAKSPKINIEEVRALSKLEGAALARKNQRDQELEAIIRGEDQRILLVIGPCSSDNEEAVLEYAKRLSALQEEVKDRIFMVMRVYTAKPRTNGDGYKGLIHQPNATEAPSLINGIKAVRQLHYRVITETGMTTADEMLYPENLPLVDDLISYMAVGARSVEDQQHRFVASGAGFSTGFKNPTSGNLNVMFNGIYAAQNKQSFLFLGKEVETTGNPLSHAILRGALNEYGKNIPNYYYDNLMDTIAQYEKMGLENPFIIIDTNHDNSGKQYMDQIRIVRQTLINRDWNEKIKKYVRGFMIESYLEDGRQNEPEVFGKSITDPCLGWDNTEALVREIYQTLGE; translated from the coding sequence ATGGTATTTAAAGCTAAAAGTCCTAAAATTAACATTGAAGAAGTTCGCGCCTTGTCTAAATTAGAGGGAGCGGCTCTTGCGAGAAAAAATCAACGTGATCAGGAATTGGAAGCCATCATTCGTGGGGAAGACCAGCGTATTCTCTTGGTGATAGGACCATGTTCATCTGATAACGAAGAGGCGGTTCTCGAGTATGCCAAGCGTCTATCTGCTTTGCAAGAAGAGGTCAAAGACCGTATTTTTATGGTCATGCGTGTCTATACAGCTAAACCTCGTACCAATGGGGATGGCTATAAGGGCTTGATTCATCAGCCAAATGCGACAGAAGCTCCTAGTTTGATCAATGGGATCAAGGCTGTTCGCCAGCTCCACTATCGTGTAATTACCGAGACGGGAATGACAACAGCGGATGAGATGCTTTATCCTGAAAATCTTCCGCTGGTGGATGATTTGATTTCTTATATGGCTGTTGGGGCTCGTTCAGTTGAGGACCAGCAACACCGTTTTGTAGCGAGTGGAGCAGGCTTTTCGACAGGATTTAAAAATCCAACATCTGGAAATCTCAATGTTATGTTTAACGGGATTTATGCAGCGCAAAATAAACAGAGTTTCCTTTTCCTTGGTAAAGAGGTGGAAACAACAGGGAATCCATTGTCCCACGCCATTCTTCGCGGTGCCTTGAATGAATATGGGAAAAATATTCCTAACTACTACTATGACAATTTGATGGATACCATTGCCCAGTATGAAAAGATGGGCTTGGAAAACCCCTTTATCATCATTGATACCAATCATGATAATTCAGGCAAGCAGTACATGGATCAAATCCGTATCGTTCGTCAGACCTTGATTAACCGTGACTGGAATGAGAAAATCAAGAAATATGTTCGTGGTTTTATGATTGAGTCCTATCTAGAAGATGGACGTCAAAATGAGCCAGAAGTTTTTGGCAAGTCTATCACGGATCCTTGTCTAGGATGGGACAACACAGAAGCACTTGTTCGCGAAATTTACCAAACGCTAGGAGAGTAA
- a CDS encoding 3-deoxy-7-phosphoheptulonate synthase, giving the protein MAFIEKGQEIDIEAIKAVTQLSPEALRKKEARDRELAAIISGEDDRILLVMGPCSSDNEEAVLEYARRLADLQKKVADKIFIVMRVYTAKPRTNGDGYKGMIHQPNTSEAPSLINGLQAVRQLHYRVITETGLTTADEMLYPSNLVLIDDLVSYHAVGARSVEDQEHRFVASGIDAPVGMKNPTSGNLGVMFNAIYAAQNKQTFLYHGQEVETSGNPLAHVILRGAMNEYGKNEPNFYYETLLNAINRYETMGLENPFIIIDTNHDNSGKQYMEQVRIVRQALLNRDWNEKIKKTVRGFMIESYLADGRQNQPEVFGCSITDPCLGWENTVALVEEIYTTLTK; this is encoded by the coding sequence ATGGCATTTATCGAAAAAGGTCAAGAAATTGATATTGAAGCAATCAAGGCTGTGACCCAGTTGTCACCTGAAGCCTTGCGAAAGAAAGAAGCCCGCGATAGAGAGTTAGCAGCTATCATCTCGGGTGAGGATGATCGAATCCTTTTGGTGATGGGGCCTTGCTCTTCTGACAATGAAGAAGCAGTACTCGAATATGCTCGTCGCTTAGCAGACTTGCAGAAAAAAGTTGCGGATAAAATCTTTATCGTGATGCGTGTCTATACGGCTAAACCTCGTACCAATGGAGATGGCTATAAGGGAATGATTCATCAACCAAATACCAGCGAAGCGCCTAGTCTCATCAATGGTTTGCAGGCTGTTCGTCAGCTACACTACCGAGTGATTACCGAGACGGGCTTGACGACAGCTGATGAGATGCTTTATCCGTCAAATCTCGTTTTGATAGATGATCTAGTCAGCTACCATGCTGTAGGGGCTCGTTCAGTGGAAGACCAGGAACACCGCTTTGTAGCCTCTGGGATTGATGCTCCGGTTGGGATGAAAAATCCAACATCTGGAAATCTTGGGGTCATGTTTAATGCCATCTATGCGGCTCAAAACAAGCAAACCTTCCTTTACCACGGTCAAGAAGTGGAAACTTCAGGAAATCCCTTGGCCCACGTTATCCTTCGTGGTGCCATGAACGAATACGGCAAAAATGAACCCAACTTCTACTATGAAACCCTCTTAAATGCCATCAATCGTTATGAGACCATGGGGCTTGAAAATCCCTTCATTATCATCGATACCAATCATGACAATTCAGGCAAGCAGTATATGGAACAAGTTCGCATTGTTCGTCAAGCCTTGCTGAATCGTGACTGGAATGAAAAGATTAAAAAGACGGTTCGAGGCTTTATGATCGAATCTTACCTAGCAGATGGGCGCCAGAATCAACCAGAGGTCTTTGGTTGCTCCATAACTGACCCTTGTCTAGGTTGGGAAAATACAGTAGCTTTGGTAGAAGAAATTTATACTACCTTAACAAAATAA
- the acpS gene encoding holo-ACP synthase codes for MIVGHGIDIEELASIENAVTRREGFAKRVLTPKEMEHFTSLKGRRQIEYLAGRWSAKEAFSKAMGTGIGKLTFQDLEVLNNERGAPYFSQAPFSGKIWLSISHTDQFVTASVILEENHES; via the coding sequence ATGATAGTTGGACACGGAATTGACATCGAAGAATTGGCTTCGATAGAAAACGCAGTTACACGACGTGAAGGCTTTGCTAAGCGCGTGCTGACCCCTAAAGAAATGGAGCATTTTACCAGTCTCAAAGGGCGCAGACAGATCGAATACTTGGCAGGTCGCTGGTCAGCTAAGGAGGCCTTTTCCAAGGCTATGGGAACTGGTATTGGCAAACTGACCTTTCAGGATTTGGAAGTTTTGAACAATGAACGGGGGGCTCCCTATTTTAGTCAGGCACCATTTTCAGGAAAGATTTGGCTATCTATCAGCCATACAGATCAGTTTGTGACAGCCAGTGTCATTTTGGAGGAAAATCATGAAAGCTAG
- the alr gene encoding alanine racemase, with amino-acid sequence MKASPHRPTKALICLEAIQQNIHQMGVHIPEGTLKWAVVKANAYGHGAVAVAKAIQDDVDGFCVSNIDEAIELRQARLSKRILILGVSEIEAIGLAKEYDITLTVAGLEWVRALVATGADLSGLSVHLKIDSGMGRIGFREASEAEQAQDLLKQHGARVEGIFTHFATADEESDTYFNNQLERFKAILASMKEVPELVHASNSATTLWHAETIFNAVRMGDAMYGLNPSGEVLDLPYDLTPALTLESALVHVKTVLAGACMGYGATYQADSEQIIATVPIGYADGWTRDMQNFSVLVDGQACPIVGRVSMDQITIRLPKVYPLGTKVTLIGTNGDKEITATQVAAYRGTINYEVVCLLSDRIPREYH; translated from the coding sequence ATGAAAGCTAGTCCACATAGACCAACCAAGGCTCTGATATGTCTAGAAGCTATTCAACAAAATATCCATCAAATGGGGGTTCATATCCCTGAAGGAACGCTCAAGTGGGCAGTGGTCAAGGCCAATGCCTATGGTCATGGGGCTGTTGCCGTTGCCAAGGCCATTCAGGATGATGTCGATGGTTTTTGTGTTTCCAATATTGATGAAGCTATTGAACTGAGACAAGCCAGACTCAGCAAGCGAATCCTCATTTTAGGAGTTTCTGAAATAGAAGCTATTGGCCTAGCTAAAGAATACGACATCACCTTGACTGTGGCTGGACTGGAGTGGGTTCGAGCATTGGTTGCCACTGGGGCTGATTTATCTGGCTTATCTGTTCACCTCAAGATTGACTCAGGGATGGGTCGGATTGGTTTTCGAGAGGCCAGTGAGGCTGAGCAGGCTCAAGACTTGCTCAAGCAACACGGTGCTCGCGTTGAGGGGATTTTTACCCACTTTGCTACTGCAGATGAAGAATCAGATACCTATTTTAATAACCAGTTAGAACGATTTAAAGCTATTTTGGCAAGTATGAAGGAAGTTCCAGAGCTGGTTCATGCCAGCAATTCGGCAACGACCCTCTGGCATGCAGAGACTATTTTCAATGCAGTGCGTATGGGAGACGCTATGTATGGTCTCAATCCTAGTGGAGAGGTTTTGGACCTGCCTTATGACCTGACACCAGCCTTGACCTTGGAATCTGCCCTAGTCCATGTCAAGACAGTTCTAGCTGGAGCTTGCATGGGCTATGGAGCAACTTATCAGGCGGATAGTGAGCAAATCATCGCGACTGTGCCAATCGGCTATGCGGATGGTTGGACACGAGATATGCAAAATTTTTCCGTCTTGGTAGACGGACAAGCTTGCCCAATCGTCGGCAGGGTTTCGATGGACCAAATCACTATTCGATTGCCTAAGGTTTACCCGCTTGGAACAAAAGTAACACTGATCGGCACCAATGGGGACAAGGAAATCACAGCTACTCAGGTAGCGGCCTACCGTGGAACTATTAACTATGAGGTGGTTTGCCTCCTCAGCGACCGCATTCCGAGAGAATATCATTAA
- the recG gene encoding ATP-dependent DNA helicase RecG yields the protein MNLHQPLHVLPGVGPKSAEKYAKLGIENLQDLLLYFPFRYEDFKTKQVLELEDGEKAVLSGQVVTPASVQYYGFKRNRLRFSLKQGEVVFAVNFFNQPYLADKIELGATLAVFGKWDRAKASLTGMKVLAQVEDDLQPVYRLAQGISQASLVKVIKTAFDQGLDLLIEENLPQSLLDKYKLMSRCQAVRAMHFPKDLAEYKQALRRIKFEELFYFQMQLQSLKSENRVQGSGLVLDWSQEKVTAVKETLPFTLTQAQEKSLREILADMKSDHHMNRLLQGDVGSGKTVVAGLAMFAAVTAGYQAALMVPTEILAEQHFESLKNLFPDLKLALLTGSLKAAEKREVLETIAKGEVDFIIGTHALIQDGVDYARLGLIIIDEQHRFGVGQRRVLREKGDNPDVLMMTATPIPRTLAITAFGDMDVSIIDQMPAGRKPIVTRWIKHEQLPQVLTWLEGEIQKGSQAYVISPLIEESEALDLKNAIALSEELTAHFAGKAEVALLHGKMKSDEKDQIMQEFKERKTDILVSTTVIEVGVNVPNATVMIIMDADRFGLSQLHQLRGRVGRGDKQSYAVLVANPKTDSGKDRMRIMTETTNGFVLAEEDLKMRGSGEIFGTRQSGLPEFQVADIIEDFPILEEARKVASYISSIEGWKEDPEWRMIALHLEKKEHLD from the coding sequence ATGAATCTACACCAACCCTTGCATGTCTTACCTGGTGTGGGACCAAAGTCAGCAGAGAAATACGCCAAACTAGGAATTGAAAACTTGCAAGACCTCTTGCTCTACTTTCCTTTCCGTTATGAAGATTTCAAGACCAAGCAGGTGCTAGAGTTGGAAGACGGCGAAAAGGCGGTTCTGTCTGGTCAAGTCGTGACTCCTGCTAGTGTCCAGTATTATGGTTTTAAGCGCAATCGCCTGCGTTTTAGCCTCAAGCAGGGAGAAGTCGTTTTTGCGGTGAACTTCTTTAACCAGCCCTATCTGGCTGATAAGATCGAGTTAGGAGCAACCCTTGCTGTTTTTGGAAAATGGGACCGTGCCAAGGCCAGCCTGACAGGGATGAAGGTTCTGGCTCAGGTGGAAGATGACCTCCAGCCTGTCTATCGTCTGGCTCAAGGAATCAGTCAGGCCAGTCTAGTTAAGGTCATCAAAACGGCTTTTGATCAGGGATTGGATCTCTTGATTGAGGAAAACCTTCCCCAGTCTTTACTTGATAAATACAAACTCATGTCCCGTTGCCAGGCTGTTCGTGCCATGCATTTTCCTAAGGATTTAGCAGAATACAAGCAGGCCCTTCGTCGGATCAAATTTGAGGAACTCTTTTATTTTCAAATGCAGTTGCAGTCACTCAAGTCTGAAAATAGAGTTCAGGGAAGCGGTCTGGTTCTGGATTGGTCTCAGGAAAAAGTGACAGCCGTTAAAGAAACTCTTCCTTTTACCCTGACTCAAGCTCAGGAAAAGAGTTTGCGGGAAATATTGGCCGACATGAAGTCGGACCACCACATGAATCGTCTCCTGCAAGGAGATGTAGGGAGCGGAAAGACGGTGGTCGCTGGCTTAGCCATGTTTGCAGCGGTGACGGCTGGCTACCAGGCGGCTCTCATGGTTCCAACAGAAATCCTAGCAGAGCAACACTTTGAGAGTTTGAAGAACCTTTTTCCAGACTTGAAACTAGCTCTCTTGACAGGTTCCTTAAAAGCTGCAGAAAAGAGAGAAGTCTTAGAGACCATTGCCAAGGGTGAGGTTGACTTTATTATTGGGACTCATGCTTTGATACAAGATGGGGTGGATTATGCTCGTCTTGGCTTGATTATCATCGATGAGCAGCACCGTTTTGGTGTGGGGCAAAGACGTGTTTTGCGGGAAAAAGGGGACAATCCTGACGTCCTCATGATGACGGCGACTCCCATTCCACGAACCTTGGCCATCACAGCCTTTGGTGATATGGATGTTTCTATTATTGACCAGATGCCAGCAGGGCGGAAGCCTATTGTTACTCGCTGGATTAAGCATGAGCAGCTGCCTCAGGTCTTGACTTGGTTAGAGGGAGAAATTCAAAAAGGTTCTCAAGCCTACGTCATCTCTCCCTTGATTGAAGAATCAGAAGCCCTGGATCTGAAAAATGCCATTGCCTTATCAGAGGAGTTGACAGCTCATTTTGCCGGCAAGGCTGAAGTAGCTCTTCTACATGGTAAGATGAAGAGTGATGAAAAAGACCAGATTATGCAGGAGTTCAAAGAGAGAAAAACAGATATTCTAGTATCTACAACTGTTATTGAGGTTGGAGTCAATGTCCCCAATGCGACAGTCATGATCATCATGGATGCCGATCGCTTCGGTCTCAGTCAGCTTCACCAGCTCAGAGGTCGTGTGGGTAGGGGAGACAAGCAGTCTTATGCTGTTCTTGTGGCTAATCCCAAGACGGACTCTGGGAAGGATCGCATGCGCATCATGACAGAAACGACTAATGGATTTGTCCTTGCGGAGGAGGATTTGAAAATGCGTGGTTCGGGTGAGATTTTTGGAACCAGACAGTCAGGCCTACCAGAGTTCCAAGTGGCTGATATTATCGAAGATTTTCCAATTTTAGAAGAAGCCAGGAAGGTTGCCAGCTACATTAGTTCTATAGAAGGTTGGAAAGAGGACCCAGAATGGCGCATGATTGCTCTCCACTTAGAAAAGAAAGAACATCTAGATTAA